Below is a genomic region from Paenibacillus rhizovicinus.
AAACGGTGGCGCAGGGCGCCAAGGCGGTAAGCGCGCGAATCGAGGAGCTGAAGAAGGATTACGGCTACGCGATTATCGATGTAGAAGACCAAGCATCCCTGCATACGATCGCCGAAGCCGTCCAAGACGAGCGCGTGACCGCCGGAGCGTCGGCGCTTTCGGAAGAGCTGGCGCTTGTATGGGGAGCGAAGCAAGGCGCGGGAGACGAATCCGGCGTGCCGAAGCGCGATGAGCTCGGCGTGGTTATAGCCGCCGGCAGCCTGATGCCTCAAACGGCTGGCCAGATCGCCGAAGTCAAGGCCGCCGGACGAGTCGCGGCGTACGAGCTGAATGCGCTGCTGCTGTTTACGGAAGAGGAGCGGGAATCGGAACTGGGACGCATTGCGGCATCCATGGCGGCCGCGGTGTCGGCCGGCCGCGATGCGCTGGTGCACTCCCCGAATACGCCGGAAGCGGTGGCCCGCACGATAGCGGAAGGGGAACGCCGCGGGCTCGCCGGCACGGAAGTTTCGCGTCTCGTATCCGGCGCCGTCGCGGCGATCGTCCAGCGCGTGCTGGCGGCGACCGGACAGAACCGGGCCGTCATTGCCGGCGGGGATACTTCCGCCGCCGTGTGCGCGGGGCTCGGCGTGCGAGGCATGCGGATCTTCCGCGAAATTCAGCCCGGCCTGCCCTCTTGCGTCACGCTCGGCGAACGCCCGCTGCTGCTCGTGCTGAAGTCGGGCAGCTTCGGCAAGCCGGATTTTCTGCTGCAGGCGGCAGACCACGTTCGCCATGCCTAGCAGAAGCAGGTTCAGCAGCGATGCATGCAGTTGATTCGCGAATATAAAGTTGTCGGGGGGGATTCACAGTGATCGTCGCACACAGGCGCAACAAAATCAAAGAACAGCTGCTGCTGGAGAAGAGCGTTAAAGTAGCGGAGCTCGTGAAAACCTTCAATGTTTCCGAAGAGACCATTCGCCGGGATTTGCATCAACTGGAGATCGAAGGGATCGTTCAGAAAAATTATGGCGGAGCCATATTGATCGACGACATCCAGCAAATTTCCGCGTCTATCCCTCCCGTGCAGCAGAGAAAGTTCAAGTATTTCGAGGAGAAGGAAGCCATTGGCCGCAAGGCGGCCGAGCTGGTGCAGGAGAATCAAATCGTCATTATCGATTCAGGTTCGACCACGTGGTGCGTGGCCCGCCATCTGAAAATGCGGGAAGGGCTGGTCGCCGTCACGAACGGCATCAACATCGCGGAGGAACTGCTGGAGAACGAAGGCTCCGAGGTTTTCCTGCTCGGCGGCAAAGTCATCAAGAAATCGATGAGCCTTGTCGGGCCTGTAGCCGAAGCGGAGCTGCAGCATTACAACGCCGATTACGTGTTCATGGGGACGACCGGCATTTCGCTGCGCAAAGGCTTTACGAGCTCGGACATTTACGAAGCGGAGATCAAGCGGGCGATGGTGGCGGCCGGTCAGAAGGTCGTCGTCGTCGCCGATCACAGCAAGTTTCAGGCGCAAGCCTTGATTGCCTACAGCGCCTTTAAGGACGTGGATATTTTGGTCACGAGCTCGCTGGCGGATCCGATCATTCTGGCCGAAATCCGGAAACTCGGCGTGCAGGTTATCGCGTGCGATGTAGAATAACCGAACAACGCAAATACAGACAAACCAATCGGGACCGGAGCTAACGCTAGTTCGGTCTTCTTTTGTACATTCAAAAAACGCAAACCGCGAGAGGATGAGAAGCAAATGAATCAAAGTCAGCTCATATGGCGGGTCGGCGAGCCGAACAGCGATCTGCGCGGCTTTCAGGACAATTATCGCGATCCGGATACCGTCGCCAGGCGAATATGGACGATCGGAGAGGACGGCAGGCCGATGGATGCCGATCCGTGGCCGTTGTTCCATGTCAGCAATGCCGATCCGGACGGCGGCTATGCGCCGCATCCGTATACGGTTCGTTTCCGGCTGGAGGGGCAGCCTGCGCCTGCTTACCGGTTAACGCTGCATTTTATCGTCACCACGCCGCGGACCCCCTATGTCGCCATCATTGTGAACGGCATCGAGGGAAAGGGCTTCCTGCATCCGGCGCCTTCAGCCGACGGAATCATGAAACCGAAGCATTCGCTGCACACGACGATTTTTGCCAAAGGTACCATGGAGATGATCATTCCGGCCGAGGGACTGCGAACCGGGTGGAATGAACTGACCGTGGAGGCGCGGGACGACGATCCGATCGTACATGTTCATAATCCGCAAGCCGTCCTCCGATTGGACCGCATGGCCGATGCCGCGGGCTTCTACTATGACTGGATGGAGCTTGAGGCGCTGACCGGACTGCCCGATCAGGCCATCGTCCGGCTTCGGGTGAAGCCTTCCGTCTTGTACCGTCAGGAAGGCGGGAAGCTTCTTGAACGGGTTGACGCGTATCTCGAATTCGGACGCGCATATGCGGGCGAACCGCTGCAACTCACGCTCGCGGGCGCGGATGGCCGCGAGACGCGCATACCGCTCCATCCCCCGGTGGGTCTGTTCGGACACGCCGCTTATTCCTTTGAAATCGAAGACGGGGAGGGCGAAGTCGCGTATCGTCTGGAAGGACGCGCGAACGGCGTTGCTATCCATGAGCAAGGTCAGTTCAAGCGCCGGCGCAAATGGCAGGTCTATACGACGCCCCATGTCCATACCGATATCGGCTACACCCATCGTCAGTGGGAAGTAGCCGAACGGCTCTGCCGCAATTTGGATAAGACGATCGAGCTCGTGCAGGCGGAGCGCGAAACGAGCGAACGCTGGGGATACCCGCCGTTTACGTACGTGCTCGACTCTTCCTGGGCGCTTGAGGAATTCGCCGCCTATCGCGACGAGAACATGCAGGCCGCCTTGAAGGATGCCGTCCGGCGCGGGGAGATCGGCGTCCCTAGCAATTATACCGATCTGCTTACGCAATTTGCCTCGCTGGAGGATCTGATCCGAAACGGCGAATTCAGCGATGGCTACCTAAGCGAGCTTGGACAACGCGCCGACCATGCGGCCATTGTCGACGTGGCATCCGCGAGCGGCTCGCTTCCCGCTATTCTGGCGGGCATGGGCGTGCGCTACCTGGTGCATGCCAATAATCAGGACCGGGGGCCATTCCGGTTGAACGGCAATTTGCATCAACTGAACCCGTTCTACTGGGAAGGCGTGAACGGAGGGCGCGTGCTCGTCTGGCTGGCCAAAATGTACTGCGAGCTCAAGAAGGTATGCGGATCTCCCGCTACGAAAGAGACGGCCGCGAAGGGGCTGCAGGTATGGCTGGACGAATTCGAGCACGAACATTACGCGCCCGATGCCGTCATGCTGTATGGACAAGATGCGGACAATACGGATATTGATCCCTACCCGATCAGCTTCGTCAAAGAGTGGAACGATACCTATGCCTATCCGAAGCTGATTCCTTGCGATGTCAGCGCGTTCTTCCGCTATGTCGAAACCAACTTCGGCGACACGCTCCGAACCGTCAAAGGCGATCAAGGGGCTTATTGGGAAGACGGCGTAGGCTCGAGCATTGCCGAATCCATCAAGGTTCGCCGTACGCAGGCGATGCTGCCCGCAGCCGAGACGCTGGACGCGCTCGCCGTCATTCATGGCGACGGCGCGGCATTCCCGCGTCAGCACTATAACGCGGCTTGGCGAGATGTACTGTTGTACGACGAGCACACCTGGGGAGCGTTCCTGGCCGGTTCCGATTCGCAAGCCTTGCTGCAGCAGGATCAGTGGAAGGTGAAGCGGCAGATGGCGGAGTCCGCGGAAGGCTGGGGGGAACGGCTGCTTCTCGCGGCAGCGACCCGGCACAGCTTGCGCTGGAATAATAACGGCCGCGAAGTGGTGGTCTACAACCCGCATAGCTGGCCTTTAAGCTCGGAAGTGATCGTGGAAATCGCCAGAGGGGAACAGGTTGTCGATCCGTTATCGGGGCAGCCGGTGCCTTTGCGTTTACTGCGCGAAACGCACTCCCAGGCAGTGGTGCAGCTGTGGGTGGATGAGGTGCCGGGGATGAGCTGCAGGCGATTGATCCTGCAGCCGTCCGCTGTTCCGTTGCAGCCGCGGCAAGTCGAAGTGAAAGGCGGCTCGCCGATCGTGCTGGAAAGTCCGCATTATCGCGTGGCAATCGATGCGGAGCGCGGCTGCATACGATCCTGGACGGATCTGGAGTCGGGAAGAGAACTGGCGGAAGACGGAGATGAGCACGGCTTCGGCGCCTTCCTGTACGCGCGCGGCGGCGAAGGGACGAAGCTGCTTGGCAACCATGCGGACAAGTCGGATAGCGGGGCGGAACTGCTCAGCGACTTCGAGCTGAAGACGGTTCATCGCGCGGAGAATGCCGCATCGAGCTCGGTTACCGTGACGGGCGTCGTGCCGATGGGCGAACTTACGATCGAGTGGGAGCTGTTCCGAATGTCCAAACGGCTGGATCTTCGATTCCAGTACGCGAAGCGGGAGACAACGGCAACGGAAGCCGTCTATATCGCATTCCCGCTGCGGCTGACGCATGCTTCCGTGCTGTCGGATTCGCAGCTCGGCTGGGTGAACTGGGATCGCGACCAGCTGCCGGGCGCCTGCAAGGAATGGCTGCCGTTGCAGACCGCGATGCTCGTGCATGGCGCCGAAGCGGCCGTGACCATCGCTTCGCCGGATATTCCGCTCTTCACGGTGAACGAAGAGGTCAAAGGACGCTGGCCGAAGGAGCTCAAGCTATCCGGCAGCAAAGTGTTCTCCTACGTGCTGAATAATTATTGGAAATCGAATTACAAGCCGTCCCAAGGCGGGCTGATTACGTTTGCCTATTCGTTGACGAGTTCGAACGAGCCCAAGCTGGAAGAAGCTTACCGGTTCGGCCATTCCAGAAGGCTTGGCTTGTACGGCCAGCGGATGAGCTTTCAAGAGCAGCGTACGGAACGGGCGCCGTACCTGGAGAACAGCGGGGGCACCATGGCCGTCGTCGAGCCTGCGCAGGTGGCAGCGACTACGATCAAAGGAGCAAGGAACAAGGAGGGCGTCATCGTCCGCTTGCAGGAAATTTCCGGTCGGGAGCAGCGCGCGACATTGTCCTTCCCGGGAAGGCCGATTCGCAAGGCGCGGCTAACAGATCTCCTCGAACATGACGGCGAAGAGCTTAAAGCTGAGCTGGACGGTTCCGTTCGAATTCCCGTCGGCGCTTGGGGACTGGCCACGGTCCGCGTAAGCTTCGACTAATTTCAGAGTGGAAGAAACAGTATGAAATAAGAAGACGCCGAGACGCAAGACGCAGAGAGTGATGCTCTGCGTCTTTTTGTCATCCGAACAAAACAAGAGGTTCCATTCGCTTGTCCGGTCCGCATACCTGCCTTGCCGCCTCCGCATCTGCATACTTTTACCAGCCGCAGGTAAAAATAAGCCAATTCATTAGCCGGGAAGGTGAGCAAAGTGAGTATGGTGAAGCTAAGTGCGTCCGTTGCGGAGACCGAACAGTACTTCAAGCAGCTCTTCGCCGAACAAAGCGACTTTCAAGCGAAACGGCTGGCTATTGGGGAATCAGACTATCGCTTGTTTTATTTCGACACGCTGATCGATTCCGGCGTGGTTCAAGAATTCATCCTTAAACCGCTGATGCTCCATCCGGAGGCCGAGATTCAAGATGTCGTGTCGATTCTTGATAATACGGAAACCGAGCGATTGGAAGAGGCCGTTCAAGCCGTTCTATATGGCAAAACCGTCCTGCAGCTGGACGGAGAAAATAAGCTTTATCTGCTGGGCACGGACCTCAAGAAGGAGCGCTCCATCAATATCCCGATCAACGAGCGGGTTCTCCGCGGCTCGAACGAAGCATTCATCGAGAACTTGGATACGAATCTCAACCTGATGCGGAAGTTGATCAATTCGAAGGAATTCATTATCAAAGACTATACGCTCGGGCGGCTCTCGCAAACGAAGCTCGCCGTCATGTACATCAAGTCCATTGCGGAACCTTCCATTGTCCAGGAGGTGGATAAAAGGCTGCAAAGCATCGACATCGACTATATCGAATCGCCTGGCTTTCTTGATGAGCTGATCCGGGAGAAGAAATACAGCTTATTCCCTCAACTGCTCGTAACGGAACGGCCGGACCGCGCAAGAGCGTATCTCATGGAAGGCAAGGTCGTCGTCGCCGCCTCGGGGTCGCCGGATGCGATCATTCTGCCGGTATCGTTCTGGTCGTTCTTCCAGAGCTCGGAGGATTACCAAATGGGCTGGCTGATGAGCTCTATCTTTCGAATATTGCGTCTTTGCTGTCTCTTTATCGCCCTCGGCCTGCCTGCCTTCTATGTATCGATAAGTTCCTTCAATCCGCATCTGCTGCCGATGAATTTCGTCAATACGCTGCAGAGCTCGTTGAAATACATTACGTTTCCTCCGGCTCTCGAGGCGCTTGCCATGATGCTCCTGCTGGAGATATTGCGGGAAGCGACCGTACGGCTGGCCAGCCCCGTCGGCCAAACGATCGGCGTCGTAGGCGGTATCGTCATCGGGACCGTAGTCGTGCAGTCGAATTTGGTATCCAATACGATGGTGATCATAGCGGCCTTGACCGGTCTGGCCTCCTTTATCATCCCTTCTTATGAAATGAGCAGCGCCATTCGGCTCTTAAGTTATCCGGCGCTTCTCTTATCCGCGATGTTCGGCTTGTTCGGACTTGCCTTCTTCTTCATGATTATTGTCATTCATCTCTGTCAACTGGAGACAATGGGACTGCCTTACTTCAAACCTCCATTCTCCTTGAGCGAAGTGAAGGACACGATGATTCGCGCGCCGGTCTGGAACCAGCGCAAGCGGCCGGAAGGCACGGCGCCCGGCAACCGGACAAGGCTGCGGAACCCAAGGGGATGGAAACGATGAGCAAGGAAGAAGTCATCACCGGCAGACAGCTTTTTACGCTTATTTTCATGTCTCAGATTGGACTTGAGGTTCTATCGCTGCCGCATGTGGAGGCAAGCATTGCCGGGCATGATACGTGGCTGGCCATATTGCTGAGCGGACTGGCTGCGCAAGCCGGCATTATGCTGCTGTGGTGGCTGGGCAGCCGCTATCCGGCGCGGAATTTCTTTGCCTATAGTGCCACGATTGTCGGCAGACCGCTCGGAGCGTTCGTCAATTTGTTGTATGGCTGCTACTATACGCTATCCGGCTATGTGCTGATTATGTTATATATCGATATTCTTAATCGTTGGATCTTTATTCTCACGCCGAGGTGGGTGCTAGTGCTCATGATGGTGATCATTTGCGGCTATGCAGCGACATCGTCGCTGCGCAAGCTTGCGAATATCACGCAGTCCTTCATGATTCTTCCGCTAATCGGTTTTCTGCTCATTGTGTTCAGCGGCGTGTACGGGATAGATGCCAGAAACCTGCTGCCTATTCTGCCGGGCGGATGGAATCCGGTCGTGAAGGGCGCTTACACGGCATTTACCGCCTATGTCGGCTATGATCTGCTGATGTACGCCTACCCCTATGTGCAGACCAAGAGCAAGAAGAGACTGCTTGCCGCGATGACGCTCGCGAACGCCTGCACCATGGTGTATTACGTAGCGGTCTGCCTGATCTGTTCCATGTCGTTCAGCTTGAAGCAGCTCACGCTTATTCCCGAGCCGATCGTGTATGTGCTGAAAAATTACCGGCTTGCGGTCGTTCAAAGCATCGATATCTTGTTTTTGACCTTCTACGTCAGCATCATCGGAAGCACGGTATTCGTGTATTTCTTCATGGCAGCCAAAGCGTTCATGCATCTTCGAGGCCGAGGATTAGGCAACCAAATGATGTGGATCTGGCTTATTGCAGGCGCTTGCTTCATTGGGGGGTTCTTCTTGAAGAAAAGAAGCGCTCTATTAGGGCTCGCGAACATTCAGGATCAACTGTCCATTATAATGGTCGTCGCTCTGCCGGTTATTCTGCTCGTTATTTCCGGGCTGCGAGGCGTGGGGAGGAGTAAATTATGAAGCGGGGGTTGGCCGTTGTGGCCCTTTGTCTGCTACTGTCGCTGACGCTGACGGGATGCTGGGATCAGCTTTCGCTGAAGAAGCAGCTCTTTGTCGATATCGTGGGCGTCGATTATGCCGGCGAGAGCAAGAGACTCGCGGTGAGCTTCGTCATTGCTTCGCTTCGGGAAGCCAATCAAGGCGGAGGCAAACCTTCGAGCTTATACATGAACGCAACAGGCGAAAGTCTCTACGACTCCGCAACTCGAATCAACCAGGATCTGCCCGGGATTCTATCGGTACAGCAAACAAGGCTGTATCTCATATCGCCTCGTTTCGCCAAGGATGAACCGCTGACCGGTTTGAGTGCCTCCGGCCAATTCATATCCAATCCGTTATATGCTTATTTAGCTATGTATGATGGAGACTTGTCCAAGCTGTTATCGAAGAAGAAAGTTCACGATCAGACCATTAACGATTATTTGATTGGCGTATTGGACGATCAGTTGAAACGCGGAAGAATCCCTTCCAATAAAATGCTTCATTACATTCTTGGAGGCGAGGAGCTCGTGAACGACTTCGCCTTGAACCTGTTCGAGCCTAGCGGGGAGGGTGCCCGTCTTGCAGGTACCGCCTTGTTTCGGGACGGGAAGTATACGGGCATCAAATTGGATAACGAGGAAACGCTGCTCGCTTGTCTTCTGAATGGTACCGGGGCCGCAAACCAGCCGCTGAATGGTCAAGTTGAAGGTAAGCCTTATACGGTTCAGGTTCAGCAAGCCAAGCATGACTTCCGATTCGTCTTTAATAAGGAAGGCCTTCGTGAAATAGACCTTTCGCTCAAACTCGGCGTTAAATTGGTCGAAGATGGACATTTCGAGAGGAAACATACGAAACAAACACGCGCGAAGATGGAGAAGGCAATCGAAGCGGATCTCGATTCAATGGCAGCTACTCTGATTGCAAAGCTGCAAAAGGCGAATTGCGATTATTTTCAACTGGGTCACGAGCTGGCGGCTTATCATCCCAAGCTGTATAAAGGGATGAACTGGCGAGTGCAGTATCCGAAGCTCGCGATTAAGCCGAACGTGAAGATTACGATTCTGAATACCGGCGTGCTGGAGTAGCACGCTCGTCGTTCTGTGCACAATTAAGCGGCTTTCGTCCTGGATTCTTTGGACGGAAGCCGCTTTTGTCATGTCTGGAATCGTTCAAATACGATCACGCCTTCCATTTTAGCTATGCCATTAGCTCAGAAAGCCAAATCTTTGTTTAGTGGCAAATCTTCTCTTTCTTCCGCGCGCAGTCCGTCCAAAGCGACCCGAAACCGACCGATGCGCGAGACGTATAGAACGATGAATACGCGAAGGAGGCGAAGCTGGTTGAATTGTCCGGTTTGCGAGAATTCCCGCATGCGGGAAGTAGAGAAGAACGGTATTCTGATCGATGTTTGCCCGAGCTGCAAGGGCGTATGGCTGGATCGCGGCGAGCTGGATAAACTGATGAGCGATGTCCGCGAGGTTCGGAGCGAATACAACGAATGGCATTATCGTGATGCTGACGATGACGATCGTCGCCGCATGAAGGCGAATCCGCCAAGCGGCGGCGGTTATCCCCCGGCTTCTTCAAGCGGACACGGCTACGACAATCGGCATGGCGATGGTTACGGATCCCATAAGAAGAAGAAGAAATCCGTGCTGGATGTATTCGGCGATTTGTTCGATTAATAGCCGGCTGCGAGCAATCCCTCTCTTTGCCTCGTGCAAAGCGGGGGATTTTGCGTTTCATGCGGGCATGGAAAGAAGTATAATAGGCAAGATAAGCACACAATGATGGTTTCAGAAAAGTTAGGAATAGAAGGTGGATTTATGTCTTGGAGCAAATTGAAGCAACAGCTTGAGAGTTTTCTCTGTCCTGCGTTAGCGGGAAGGGTCGAATACCGTGCAACCAGCTACCGTTATTTGCCTGATAAAGCAGGGCATTGTTATATTACGGTCGATAAGAAGAATATCTTCAACATGGCCGATAAAACGACCTTAATCAGATGGTATCAGACAGAGCTGGAAATTAAGAATGATTCGGAAATCGAGCTTCCGATCAGCCAAGAAGAATTAGAAACGGTCAGACAAGAAACCAAGGGGAATGTTCCGGAGGATCGTCTTCATGTCATTGCAAGAAACCGAAAAATAACCGGTTTTGCGAAGGATCTGGTGTCGGCGCAGTCATCCTTGAGCAAATCGAACTTTACCGTCGTGGCGACCAAGTTTCTGTCCAGCTCCATAGAGGAGTGCCTGGAGAGTCCCGATATTCTATTGAATATTCTCGCTTTGGTGGACAGGCGGGTGGGGAAAAAGCGGATTTTGAACATGTCGGAAACGATCAAGTTAAAGCATCCTATCGTGCAGTACTTCTATGAATTACGGCGTCGTACCTGCTGAACGAAGATTTTATGCCGTTTTTATCAATACAGCAATCTAGTTAAAGAGGTTAGCAAGCATGTATTTACGTGGAACACGAGTACAATATGACTCGAAGGCAGCTGGTTAGTGAGCAACATATCCATCATTAAGGCGTATATATGATTATCTTAAAATTAATAGGGGTTTTCTTAATGAGCAGGAAAGAAGACAATAAAGAAACGTGTAGAAGTCAAGATACATTTGATCGAGCATTTGTTGGAAATCCTTTCATAATGATAATCTTAATTGCCCTTGTTGTAGTTGGATCCTACGTCTGCAATCGTTTCTCATAATAAGTAGTACAATGCAGACGAAGGCAACCGGTCATTCAGGATCGGTTGCCTTTTTCAATTTACTGGCAGGATTACTCAACAAATTTCCGAATGAATAGACAAAAATAAACAGTGAACTGGGGATGGGGAGTATGAATTATGATTTTAATCGAGAATGGTTAGTGAACAAGTTTGAGGAGATCCAAAGAAGAATGCTTAATGCCGTCAGCCAACTAAATGATAAACAACTCAATTGGAGACCCAACGAAACAAGCCATAGTATTTCAACGCTTGTTAGGCATATTGAAGGCAATATCAATGAAAGAGTCTTAAAGGGTATCTTACATCAAGATATTCAGAGAAATCGTGAGGAAGAGTTGAAGCATGCCTTTGTAAGGAAGTCCGAATTGGAAGCCATAATTGAAAATGGATACAATTAGAAGCATTTCCGATGAGACACTGGAACAAAAGCAAACGGTAAGGAATCGGGAGAGAACCAACCTCGACATGCTGCATCAATGCGCTGCACATTTATCTGAACACATGGGGCAGGTTTTTTATATTGCAAAGCAGTGTTTGGAAGGAGATTACAAATCTACTTCATTGTAATGCGCGGGCGTATTGCGCTAACGGCAGTGAGCGAGAGGTGATTAGATATTCTTCTGCGTTCAATACGTTAACGAGTACAAAAACGATGCACGGAATAGGGCTGCCGAGTAACTTCGGCAGCCCTTTAACTTGCGATCGGTTATCCGTAACAAAAAGCTGAAAATAACGTCTTACTATTACTTACCAAATTCAAGGAGAAAGAGGCGTGTAGACATGACGCAAAAAAACACCTTTACCCTAGTAATAATGATTTGGCTTACTGTTTTAACAATCTGGGCAGTAAATAAAGTAGTGACTTCTCATGATGATTTTGAGACTGTATCTGTTCAAGGAATACCCGCTCAACCAACGCAAGAGCAGTATTCCACTGTGCAAATTGACAAAGATACTGTATGGGTCTTTGATAATACCAGTGACATGATAAAAATTATCAAGCATGATGCGGATGGTTACCATTTGACTCAAGAAAAAATGTCTGTCCAAGATC
It encodes:
- a CDS encoding DeoR/GlpR family DNA-binding transcription regulator, which produces MIVAHRRNKIKEQLLLEKSVKVAELVKTFNVSEETIRRDLHQLEIEGIVQKNYGGAILIDDIQQISASIPPVQQRKFKYFEEKEAIGRKAAELVQENQIVIIDSGSTTWCVARHLKMREGLVAVTNGINIAEELLENEGSEVFLLGGKVIKKSMSLVGPVAEAELQHYNADYVFMGTTGISLRKGFTSSDIYEAEIKRAMVAAGQKVVVVADHSKFQAQALIAYSAFKDVDILVTSSLADPIILAEIRKLGVQVIACDVE
- a CDS encoding SF0329 family protein — protein: MSWSKLKQQLESFLCPALAGRVEYRATSYRYLPDKAGHCYITVDKKNIFNMADKTTLIRWYQTELEIKNDSEIELPISQEELETVRQETKGNVPEDRLHVIARNRKITGFAKDLVSAQSSLSKSNFTVVATKFLSSSIEECLESPDILLNILALVDRRVGKKRILNMSETIKLKHPIVQYFYELRRRTC
- a CDS encoding GerAB/ArcD/ProY family transporter, translated to MSKEEVITGRQLFTLIFMSQIGLEVLSLPHVEASIAGHDTWLAILLSGLAAQAGIMLLWWLGSRYPARNFFAYSATIVGRPLGAFVNLLYGCYYTLSGYVLIMLYIDILNRWIFILTPRWVLVLMMVIICGYAATSSLRKLANITQSFMILPLIGFLLIVFSGVYGIDARNLLPILPGGWNPVVKGAYTAFTAYVGYDLLMYAYPYVQTKSKKRLLAAMTLANACTMVYYVAVCLICSMSFSLKQLTLIPEPIVYVLKNYRLAVVQSIDILFLTFYVSIIGSTVFVYFFMAAKAFMHLRGRGLGNQMMWIWLIAGACFIGGFFLKKRSALLGLANIQDQLSIIMVVALPVILLVISGLRGVGRSKL
- a CDS encoding glycoside hydrolase family 38 N-terminal domain-containing protein, coding for MNQSQLIWRVGEPNSDLRGFQDNYRDPDTVARRIWTIGEDGRPMDADPWPLFHVSNADPDGGYAPHPYTVRFRLEGQPAPAYRLTLHFIVTTPRTPYVAIIVNGIEGKGFLHPAPSADGIMKPKHSLHTTIFAKGTMEMIIPAEGLRTGWNELTVEARDDDPIVHVHNPQAVLRLDRMADAAGFYYDWMELEALTGLPDQAIVRLRVKPSVLYRQEGGKLLERVDAYLEFGRAYAGEPLQLTLAGADGRETRIPLHPPVGLFGHAAYSFEIEDGEGEVAYRLEGRANGVAIHEQGQFKRRRKWQVYTTPHVHTDIGYTHRQWEVAERLCRNLDKTIELVQAERETSERWGYPPFTYVLDSSWALEEFAAYRDENMQAALKDAVRRGEIGVPSNYTDLLTQFASLEDLIRNGEFSDGYLSELGQRADHAAIVDVASASGSLPAILAGMGVRYLVHANNQDRGPFRLNGNLHQLNPFYWEGVNGGRVLVWLAKMYCELKKVCGSPATKETAAKGLQVWLDEFEHEHYAPDAVMLYGQDADNTDIDPYPISFVKEWNDTYAYPKLIPCDVSAFFRYVETNFGDTLRTVKGDQGAYWEDGVGSSIAESIKVRRTQAMLPAAETLDALAVIHGDGAAFPRQHYNAAWRDVLLYDEHTWGAFLAGSDSQALLQQDQWKVKRQMAESAEGWGERLLLAAATRHSLRWNNNGREVVVYNPHSWPLSSEVIVEIARGEQVVDPLSGQPVPLRLLRETHSQAVVQLWVDEVPGMSCRRLILQPSAVPLQPRQVEVKGGSPIVLESPHYRVAIDAERGCIRSWTDLESGRELAEDGDEHGFGAFLYARGGEGTKLLGNHADKSDSGAELLSDFELKTVHRAENAASSSVTVTGVVPMGELTIEWELFRMSKRLDLRFQYAKRETTATEAVYIAFPLRLTHASVLSDSQLGWVNWDRDQLPGACKEWLPLQTAMLVHGAEAAVTIASPDIPLFTVNEEVKGRWPKELKLSGSKVFSYVLNNYWKSNYKPSQGGLITFAYSLTSSNEPKLEEAYRFGHSRRLGLYGQRMSFQEQRTERAPYLENSGGTMAVVEPAQVAATTIKGARNKEGVIVRLQEISGREQRATLSFPGRPIRKARLTDLLEHDGEELKAELDGSVRIPVGAWGLATVRVSFD
- a CDS encoding TFIIB-type zinc ribbon-containing protein, with the protein product MNCPVCENSRMREVEKNGILIDVCPSCKGVWLDRGELDKLMSDVREVRSEYNEWHYRDADDDDRRRMKANPPSGGGYPPASSSGHGYDNRHGDGYGSHKKKKKSVLDVFGDLFD
- a CDS encoding four-carbon acid sugar kinase family protein yields the protein MSVVSNAPSLIGIVADDVTGANDIGIMYAKAGYKTHVYTYDPAEPLHMQSGERPDVIVLDTDSRFDAPETAYGKVFEATRELQRAGCTAFINKTCSVGRGNIGAEFDAMLDALNERFAAVVFGFPKNGRLTQGGIHYVHGRKLEDSEFRHDPVHPMTRSDLAGILRRQTNRKVTIVTGETVAQGAKAVSARIEELKKDYGYAIIDVEDQASLHTIAEAVQDERVTAGASALSEELALVWGAKQGAGDESGVPKRDELGVVIAAGSLMPQTAGQIAEVKAAGRVAAYELNALLLFTEEERESELGRIAASMAAAVSAGRDALVHSPNTPEAVARTIAEGERRGLAGTEVSRLVSGAVAAIVQRVLAATGQNRAVIAGGDTSAAVCAGLGVRGMRIFREIQPGLPSCVTLGERPLLLVLKSGSFGKPDFLLQAADHVRHA
- a CDS encoding spore germination protein, with the translated sequence MVKLSASVAETEQYFKQLFAEQSDFQAKRLAIGESDYRLFYFDTLIDSGVVQEFILKPLMLHPEAEIQDVVSILDNTETERLEEAVQAVLYGKTVLQLDGENKLYLLGTDLKKERSINIPINERVLRGSNEAFIENLDTNLNLMRKLINSKEFIIKDYTLGRLSQTKLAVMYIKSIAEPSIVQEVDKRLQSIDIDYIESPGFLDELIREKKYSLFPQLLVTERPDRARAYLMEGKVVVAASGSPDAIILPVSFWSFFQSSEDYQMGWLMSSIFRILRLCCLFIALGLPAFYVSISSFNPHLLPMNFVNTLQSSLKYITFPPALEALAMMLLLEILREATVRLASPVGQTIGVVGGIVIGTVVVQSNLVSNTMVIIAALTGLASFIIPSYEMSSAIRLLSYPALLLSAMFGLFGLAFFFMIIVIHLCQLETMGLPYFKPPFSLSEVKDTMIRAPVWNQRKRPEGTAPGNRTRLRNPRGWKR
- a CDS encoding Ger(x)C family spore germination protein; the encoded protein is MKRGLAVVALCLLLSLTLTGCWDQLSLKKQLFVDIVGVDYAGESKRLAVSFVIASLREANQGGGKPSSLYMNATGESLYDSATRINQDLPGILSVQQTRLYLISPRFAKDEPLTGLSASGQFISNPLYAYLAMYDGDLSKLLSKKKVHDQTINDYLIGVLDDQLKRGRIPSNKMLHYILGGEELVNDFALNLFEPSGEGARLAGTALFRDGKYTGIKLDNEETLLACLLNGTGAANQPLNGQVEGKPYTVQVQQAKHDFRFVFNKEGLREIDLSLKLGVKLVEDGHFERKHTKQTRAKMEKAIEADLDSMAATLIAKLQKANCDYFQLGHELAAYHPKLYKGMNWRVQYPKLAIKPNVKITILNTGVLE